The following is a genomic window from Prunus persica cultivar Lovell chromosome G7, Prunus_persica_NCBIv2, whole genome shotgun sequence.
CCAATCTGGAAAGTGAATGCAAAGAGATTCATGATTCTTGGGGACAGCTAAACCAATTGGCTCTGGCTTTGGCTGGCCGAACCCGCCTTGAAAGGCAACAGATTAGAGAAACTTACAAGGCAATTTATGGAGAGGACTTGGCAAACAGACTCCAAAAGGCAGATCAAATGGCTGACAACAGAAAACAGGCAGCTGCTGGTGTTGGGGTTTCACCAAAATTATGTGCAGCCTTGTCCATGTGGATGATAGAGCAGCATGAACGCGATGCAATTGTGGTCCGGGAGGCCCTTGATGATCAGCAAGGTGACACAAACTATGGCGCTCTTGTAGAGATTTTTGTTGGTCGAAAATCAAGTCAAATCCTTCTCATCAAACAAGCATATCAGAGAAGATTTAGGAGGCAGTTGGACCAAGATATCATCCATATTGAGCCTCCCCATCCTTACCAAAAggtgatttaattaattaagcttGCTATATAGTAATGAAGCCAAAGACATAAACACACAATTATGTAACAGATACTGGTGGCATTGGTTGCATCCCACAAGGCACACCAAACAGATATTAGCCAACATATTGCCAAGTCGGATGCACGGAGGCTCTACGAAACAGGGGAGGGGAATTCAGGGCCCATAGAAGCTGTTGTACTAGAAATACTAAGCAAACGGAGCATTCCACAGCTTAAACTCACATTTTCTTGCTATAAACACATTTATGGGCATGAGTATACAGAGGTAAGTAACTAGCATGATTACTTTTCTGGAATTTCCACATTTGGCTTACTTTTCTGGAATTACCATTATCAAATTAAACtaaagaaatttgaaaccaTGGCTAATTACTTGGTATGCTGCAGTACCTGAAGACCAGAAACTCTGGAGAATTTGAAAACGCAATGAAAACAGTCGTCCAATGCATCTACAGACCAGCTACCTA
Proteins encoded in this region:
- the LOC18771805 gene encoding annexin A13 is translated as MGTKMLNMSAPNLESECKEIHDSWGQLNQLALALAGRTRLERQQIRETYKAIYGEDLANRLQKADQMADNRKQAAAGVGVSPKLCAALSMWMIEQHERDAIVVREALDDQQGDTNYGALVEIFVGRKSSQILLIKQAYQRRFRRQLDQDIIHIEPPHPYQKILVALVASHKAHQTDISQHIAKSDARRLYETGEGNSGPIEAVVLEILSKRSIPQLKLTFSCYKHIYGHEYTEYLKTRNSGEFENAMKTVVQCIYRPATYFATILYASIKGSMTDKGALARVMVNRAEVDMDEIQREFKRQHGIELRDALCDSDKIPPGDYRDFLVALTASK